A single region of the Euryarchaeota archaeon genome encodes:
- a CDS encoding radical SAM protein, translating into MRKVSDRPAGTQAPTRAAPSWGQDAPATGVSTLPGGSFTTGPLPLGCTLCEKGGKMVLFITGNCHYRCPYCPISSERRNVDMIWANERKLDPDDVDGVIAEAKTMRALGTGIAGGDPMFKPERVVQYVRALKTAFGPGHHIHLYTQIDFDPAWLTKLAEAGLDEIRFHPPPEYWSRMEKGHHHRLIPAAKATGMTVGIEIPALPNREKEMSALIDYAEANGLSYINLNELEFSETNFRNLLNMGYDIRDPTSAGAKESEAASMRLLALKKGGKTAVHYCSACFKDGIQLRNRLIRMGETDAKTYEKRTDDGTILKGIVEVSDPAPVVEILSKRFKLPETLWKVETGFVEVAPWVLEEIARDIPYPCYVSEVYPTSSALEVERRPLN; encoded by the coding sequence ATGAGAAAGGTCTCCGACCGCCCCGCCGGGACACAAGCCCCGACGCGCGCGGCGCCTTCATGGGGGCAGGATGCCCCGGCCACGGGTGTTTCCACGTTGCCGGGCGGGTCGTTCACGACCGGACCCCTCCCGCTCGGCTGCACGCTTTGCGAGAAGGGCGGCAAGATGGTGCTGTTCATCACCGGTAACTGCCACTACCGGTGCCCCTACTGCCCCATCAGTTCCGAGCGGCGAAACGTCGACATGATCTGGGCAAATGAACGGAAACTGGACCCCGACGATGTCGACGGCGTCATCGCCGAGGCGAAGACCATGCGGGCCCTCGGCACCGGGATAGCGGGCGGCGACCCCATGTTCAAGCCCGAACGCGTCGTACAGTACGTCCGCGCCTTGAAAACCGCATTCGGCCCCGGGCACCACATCCACCTCTACACGCAGATAGACTTCGACCCCGCGTGGCTTACGAAGCTCGCCGAAGCTGGACTCGACGAGATCCGGTTCCACCCGCCCCCAGAGTACTGGTCGAGGATGGAGAAGGGACACCACCACCGGCTCATCCCGGCCGCGAAGGCAACGGGGATGACGGTTGGGATAGAGATCCCGGCGCTTCCGAACCGCGAGAAGGAGATGAGCGCCCTCATCGACTACGCGGAGGCGAACGGCCTTTCCTACATCAACCTCAACGAGTTGGAGTTCTCCGAGACGAACTTCCGCAACCTCCTCAACATGGGTTACGACATACGCGACCCGACGAGCGCCGGCGCCAAGGAGAGCGAAGCGGCTTCCATGCGCCTTCTCGCGTTGAAGAAGGGCGGAAAGACCGCCGTCCACTACTGCTCCGCGTGTTTCAAGGACGGGATACAGCTCAGGAACCGACTCATACGGATGGGTGAGACCGACGCCAAGACTTACGAGAAACGCACGGACGACGGAACCATCCTAAAAGGGATAGTCGAGGTCTCCGACCCGGCGCCTGTCGTCGAGATTCTTTCCAAGCGGTTCAAACTCCCTGAGACACTTTGGAAAGTCGAGACGGGCTTCGTGGAGGTCGCGCCGTGGGTGCTTGAGGAGATCGCACGCGACATCCCGTACCCGTGCTACGTGTCGGAAGTCTACCCGACCTCAAGCGCCCTCGAAGTCGAGAGAAGGCCGTTGAATTAG
- a CDS encoding transcriptional regulator, which translates to MRLPQEIVAERFVPTVRSMLVSEMTKLGMTQDEIARSLGISQAAVSKHRAGRQRLEPVVAKDPRVAEAVALIAEGFHEERLSPTEAMAHLMALVRELSNRGPVCELHEREMPALRGSGCDLCVVEGGSTLMQEQRVLSNLRSAIRILEDTPAFGHLIPSVGANVCMALTGASDLPDVAGVPGRIDSQKGAVTIHGAPAFGASHHVAEVLLGVHSYDPEKAAAINMRTEDRVLAALKGGRLSCVEVKAAHESDRKSLLAELTRIGKTPDVVYHRGAFAVEPITYVFGKDAESLARLVRSIAVDLEASRGL; encoded by the coding sequence GTGCGGCTTCCGCAGGAGATCGTAGCAGAACGGTTCGTTCCCACGGTGCGTTCGATGCTCGTCTCCGAGATGACGAAACTCGGCATGACGCAAGACGAGATTGCAAGAAGCCTCGGCATCAGCCAAGCGGCCGTCAGCAAGCATCGCGCCGGGCGACAGCGGTTGGAGCCCGTCGTGGCAAAGGACCCGCGCGTCGCCGAGGCCGTCGCTTTGATCGCCGAGGGCTTCCATGAGGAGCGTTTGAGCCCAACGGAGGCGATGGCGCACTTGATGGCGCTGGTGCGTGAGTTGTCGAACCGTGGACCCGTATGCGAGCTCCACGAACGTGAGATGCCGGCGCTTCGAGGGTCAGGCTGCGATCTGTGCGTCGTCGAGGGAGGGAGCACCTTGATGCAAGAACAACGCGTCCTCTCAAACCTACGATCCGCCATCCGCATCCTGGAGGATACACCGGCGTTCGGGCACTTGATCCCGAGCGTGGGGGCGAACGTCTGCATGGCCCTGACCGGTGCAAGCGACCTGCCGGACGTCGCAGGCGTCCCCGGGCGCATCGATTCGCAAAAGGGCGCAGTCACCATACATGGAGCGCCCGCCTTCGGGGCCAGTCACCACGTCGCGGAGGTCCTCCTCGGGGTCCATTCCTATGATCCTGAGAAGGCCGCGGCCATAAACATGAGGACGGAGGACCGCGTCCTGGCCGCGTTGAAGGGAGGACGCCTTTCGTGCGTAGAGGTGAAAGCGGCCCACGAATCGGACCGAAAAAGCCTCCTCGCCGAATTGACGCGAATCGGCAAGACGCCCGACGTCGTCTACCATCGGGGTGCCTTCGCCGTCGAGCCCATCACGTACGTATTCGGCAAGGACGCGGAGAGCCTCGCCAGACTCGTGCGCTCTATCGCCGTCGACTTGGAGGCGTCCCGTGGACTTTGA
- a CDS encoding aminotransferase class V-fold PLP-dependent enzyme, whose protein sequence is MDFEAWRAEFPGLERKTYLNSCSLGALSRRVRAAVNLQLDLWEELGASAWYGLWMGELDALRQKLARLFSVEKSEMSVQPSVSVALGSIASSLDYTRRPAVVSADMDFPTVPYQWMVKGSLHLRMVHGDGVKVDASGFEKAMDKTVAALATSHVYFTSGFIQDVPRICRAARENGALAIIDGYQAAGQLPVSPRELGADVYIAGGLKWLLGGTGIAYMYVRNELALGLDPKHTGWFAAARQFEFDANAFEFKPDARRFEAGTPPVAAVYAASAGLDIILEIGPERIRERTARLVDGVYERLVDAGYSLKTPGRSEERAGIVMVALKDPATAVKRLAAEGIIVDSRPGRLRVSPYFYNTDAELDRFVAALKRHAPPGNG, encoded by the coding sequence GTGGACTTTGAGGCCTGGCGGGCGGAGTTTCCCGGCCTCGAACGCAAGACCTACCTCAACTCATGCTCGTTGGGCGCATTGTCAAGACGCGTCCGCGCCGCCGTGAACTTGCAACTCGACCTTTGGGAAGAGTTGGGCGCCTCCGCGTGGTACGGATTGTGGATGGGGGAGTTGGACGCGCTCCGACAGAAACTCGCGCGCCTTTTTTCCGTCGAGAAGAGCGAGATGTCGGTACAGCCATCGGTGAGCGTCGCCTTGGGTTCGATCGCGTCCTCGCTCGACTACACAAGACGGCCTGCCGTCGTGAGCGCGGACATGGATTTCCCGACCGTTCCCTACCAATGGATGGTGAAGGGCAGCTTGCACCTTCGCATGGTGCACGGCGACGGGGTGAAAGTCGACGCCAGCGGTTTCGAGAAGGCCATGGACAAGACCGTTGCAGCGCTTGCGACCTCGCACGTCTACTTCACGAGCGGCTTCATCCAGGACGTTCCGCGGATCTGCCGCGCGGCAAGAGAGAACGGGGCCTTGGCGATAATCGACGGTTACCAGGCCGCCGGTCAATTGCCCGTCTCGCCCCGGGAACTGGGCGCCGACGTCTACATCGCGGGCGGCCTCAAATGGCTCTTGGGAGGGACCGGCATCGCGTACATGTACGTCCGGAATGAGTTGGCCCTCGGACTCGATCCCAAGCACACCGGCTGGTTCGCCGCCGCGCGTCAGTTCGAATTCGACGCGAACGCCTTCGAATTCAAGCCCGACGCAAGGCGGTTCGAGGCGGGGACCCCCCCCGTGGCGGCCGTTTACGCGGCGTCGGCCGGCCTAGACATCATACTTGAGATAGGCCCCGAAAGGATCAGGGAACGGACCGCGAGGCTCGTCGACGGGGTGTACGAGAGACTCGTGGATGCCGGTTACTCCCTGAAAACACCGGGGCGATCGGAGGAGCGGGCGGGAATCGTGATGGTGGCCCTCAAAGACCCGGCGACCGCCGTGAAGCGGCTCGCGGCGGAAGGGATAATCGTGGACTCACGCCCCGGAAGGCTACGCGTCTCTCCGTACTTTTACAACACGGACGCGGAGCTCGATCGGTTCGTCGCCGCGTTGAAGAGGCACGCGCCGCCGGGGAATGGTTGA